Proteins encoded by one window of Desulfovibrio sp. Huiquan2017:
- the secG gene encoding preprotein translocase subunit SecG: METIVIVIHVLACIFLIGAVMLQSGHEGMGVIFGGGSSTMFGSTGAGGLLVKVTAGLATVFLVTSLGYNILTGNKVSSVDSIMLQQNVPAAETTAPAAPAKPGVTFKDTGDDAKSK; this comes from the coding sequence GTGGAAACCATAGTCATAGTCATCCATGTTTTGGCTTGCATCTTTTTGATCGGCGCTGTAATGCTTCAGTCCGGTCACGAGGGGATGGGAGTCATCTTCGGCGGCGGGAGCAGCACGATGTTCGGCAGCACCGGCGCAGGCGGTCTCCTGGTCAAGGTAACCGCCGGACTTGCAACGGTTTTCCTGGTCACTTCCCTCGGATATAACATCCTGACCGGCAACAAGGTGTCCAGCGTGGATTCCATTATGCTGCAGCAGAACGTGCCTGCGGCGGAAACCACGGCTCCGGCCGCGCCAGCCAAGCCCGGAGTGACTTTCAAGGATACCGGAGACGACGCCAAGAGCAAATAA
- the tpiA gene encoding triose-phosphate isomerase, producing MKKLMAANWKMYKTWDEAASTAEELVELAASKLSADREVLIFPPFTAIKAVGDVLGPKAGFSVGGQDFYTEEEGAFTGEISPRMLKDAGASFGLTGHSERRHVLGEDDALVGRKTAYGLSQGLKVILCIGELIEERRAGRVHEVLERQLRAGLADVPMDIDSERLSVAYEPVWAIGTGEVAGPVEIIEAHAFTRKILVSVFGKKANEIRILYGGSVKPGNCAEIIALDNVDGVLVGGASLQGESFSQIVLA from the coding sequence ATGAAGAAGTTGATGGCAGCCAACTGGAAGATGTACAAGACCTGGGACGAGGCCGCATCCACGGCGGAGGAACTGGTCGAGCTGGCCGCGAGTAAACTTTCGGCGGACAGGGAAGTGCTCATATTCCCGCCTTTTACAGCGATCAAGGCCGTGGGAGACGTGTTGGGTCCAAAGGCCGGTTTTTCGGTCGGAGGCCAGGATTTTTATACGGAGGAGGAGGGCGCCTTCACCGGTGAAATCTCTCCGAGGATGCTCAAGGACGCGGGCGCTTCCTTCGGTCTGACCGGCCATTCCGAGCGTCGGCACGTGCTTGGTGAAGATGACGCCTTGGTGGGGCGCAAGACCGCTTATGGCCTGTCGCAGGGGCTTAAGGTCATCCTGTGCATCGGCGAGCTTATCGAAGAGCGTAGGGCGGGCCGGGTACATGAAGTGCTCGAACGCCAATTGCGGGCCGGGCTCGCAGACGTACCCATGGACATCGACTCCGAGCGTTTGTCCGTGGCTTATGAACCCGTCTGGGCCATCGGCACCGGCGAAGTGGCCGGTCCTGTCGAAATTATTGAAGCGCATGCTTTCACCCGGAAAATTCTCGTTTCTGTTTTTGGAAAAAAAGCTAATGAAATTAGGATATTGTACGGTGGAAGCGTCAAGCCGGGCAACTGCGCGGAAATTATTGCGCTTGACAACGTCGATGGAGTATTGGTAGGAGGCGCGAGCTTGCAGGGAGAAAGCTTCAGTCAGATCGTACTGGCTTGA
- a CDS encoding phosphoglycerate kinase: MLCIDQVDIAGKKVLFRVDFNVPIEDGVITDDNRIRAALPTIRYALDQGAAVILCAHLGKPKGKVVPELSLGPVAKRTGELLGKGVALVPGRIGDQAVKMAADLVPGQVIMLDNLRFNPEETGKTPEERGDFGKLLASLADVYVNDAFGVAHRENASVVDVPRFAKVCCAGFLLKREYEYLGEALQSPKRPYVCVSGGAKVSTKLGILHNLLGKVDDIIIGGAMANTFLLAQGYDVGLSLVEPDLVDAAAEIMAKAKSMGSVLHLPVDFLYAKTPKAKQAEGVCTAKTIPPDALVLDIGPETITHFVSILKLARTVVWNGPMGLFETTAFAKGSLAVCEAIAGLDDSLTIVGGGDTDAVVHLLGLADKFSFISTGGGSFLEFLEGKELPAFRALKECMN, from the coding sequence ATGTTGTGTATTGATCAGGTTGATATCGCTGGAAAAAAGGTGCTGTTCAGGGTGGATTTCAATGTCCCCATCGAGGATGGAGTCATCACCGACGACAACCGCATTAGAGCGGCCCTGCCGACCATCCGGTACGCCTTGGACCAAGGGGCTGCGGTCATTCTCTGTGCGCATCTGGGCAAGCCCAAGGGCAAGGTCGTGCCCGAGCTTTCCCTGGGACCGGTGGCCAAGCGCACCGGCGAACTGCTCGGCAAGGGCGTGGCCTTGGTGCCGGGTCGTATTGGCGACCAGGCCGTGAAGATGGCAGCCGACCTCGTCCCCGGGCAGGTGATCATGCTCGACAACCTGCGCTTCAACCCCGAGGAAACCGGCAAGACTCCCGAGGAACGAGGCGATTTCGGCAAGCTGCTCGCCTCCCTGGCCGATGTGTACGTCAACGATGCTTTCGGCGTGGCTCATCGCGAGAACGCCTCGGTGGTGGACGTTCCCCGGTTCGCCAAGGTCTGCTGCGCCGGGTTCCTGCTTAAGCGGGAATACGAATACCTCGGCGAGGCCCTGCAATCTCCAAAGCGCCCCTATGTCTGCGTCTCGGGCGGTGCCAAGGTTTCCACCAAGCTGGGAATATTGCATAATCTGCTCGGCAAAGTGGACGACATCATCATCGGCGGTGCCATGGCCAATACCTTTCTTCTGGCCCAGGGGTATGACGTGGGCCTGTCCCTGGTGGAGCCGGATTTGGTGGATGCCGCCGCCGAGATCATGGCCAAGGCCAAATCCATGGGGTCGGTGCTCCATCTGCCGGTGGATTTCCTTTATGCCAAGACGCCCAAGGCCAAACAGGCGGAGGGAGTGTGCACGGCCAAGACCATTCCGCCGGACGCCCTGGTCCTGGACATCGGACCCGAAACCATCACCCATTTCGTTTCCATTCTCAAATTGGCCAGGACCGTGGTCTGGAACGGGCCTATGGGACTCTTTGAAACCACGGCCTTTGCCAAGGGGTCGCTGGCGGTCTGCGAGGCCATCGCCGGGCTGGACGACAGCCTGACCATTGTCGGCGGCGGGGACACGGACGCCGTGGTCCACCTGCTCGGCCTGGCCGACAAGTTCAGTTTCATTTCCACGGGCGGCGGTTCGTTCCTGGAATTCCTCGAAGGCAAGGAACTTCCGGCCTTCAGAGCTTTAAAGGAGTGCATGAACTAA
- the rimI gene encoding ribosomal protein S18-alanine N-acetyltransferase: MNDEVVELGEPDIRDLMDLEKLCFEYHWTREQFLLGLEGGAYKVIGVRRDGGLVGYMAFSLIADEMEILNLAVHPGYRRQGIGEALLGRSFEMCAARGVTKSFLDVKVSNDPALALYRKFGYKKIGVRKKYYPDTREDALLFRYDFQQNDA, encoded by the coding sequence ATGAATGACGAGGTAGTTGAACTGGGAGAGCCGGATATCCGGGATCTCATGGACCTGGAAAAATTATGTTTCGAGTACCATTGGACCAGGGAACAGTTCCTGCTCGGCCTTGAGGGCGGCGCCTACAAGGTGATCGGCGTGCGCCGGGACGGGGGGCTTGTGGGCTATATGGCCTTTTCCCTCATTGCGGACGAGATGGAGATTCTCAATCTGGCCGTCCATCCCGGTTACCGGCGTCAGGGGATTGGCGAAGCCCTGCTTGGCCGGAGTTTCGAAATGTGCGCGGCCCGCGGCGTGACAAAAAGTTTTTTGGATGTAAAGGTCTCTAACGACCCGGCCTTGGCTTTGTATCGCAAGTTCGGATACAAGAAGATCGGCGTAAGGAAGAAATACTACCCGGATACCAGGGAAGACGCTCTCCTGTTCCGGTATGACTTTCAACAAAACGACGCATGA
- a CDS encoding NUDIX domain-containing protein: protein MITHQEAQERDTDHLVEVIDGNNRPLAVLSKRSVHRQLLMHRSVQVLVFNPEKKIFLQKRNQNKPFFPGRWDISARTHPRAGESAFDAAVRALKEELNLEIEHPQLVRELPAGPETGFEHVSLFEVTKNTLPVVPNDEAASEGFYYSPEELTCMVKEFRELLTPNLVILWESGLLVPA, encoded by the coding sequence ATGATCACACATCAAGAAGCCCAAGAGCGCGACACGGATCACCTAGTTGAAGTCATTGACGGGAACAACCGCCCCCTGGCCGTTCTTTCCAAACGCAGCGTGCATCGACAGCTTTTGATGCACCGTTCGGTCCAGGTGCTCGTCTTCAACCCGGAAAAAAAGATATTCTTGCAAAAGCGCAACCAGAACAAGCCATTCTTCCCCGGCCGCTGGGACATTTCCGCCCGAACCCACCCCCGGGCGGGCGAGTCCGCCTTCGACGCCGCCGTCCGCGCCCTCAAGGAAGAGTTGAACTTGGAGATCGAGCATCCCCAATTGGTCCGGGAACTTCCCGCCGGGCCCGAGACCGGCTTCGAGCATGTCTCCCTGTTCGAGGTGACCAAAAACACCCTGCCCGTAGTTCCCAACGACGAGGCCGCCTCAGAAGGGTTCTATTATTCACCCGAGGAATTGACCTGCATGGTCAAGGAATTCCGGGAACTGCTCACGCCCAACCTTGTCATCCTCTGGGAATCCGGCCTGCTCGTCCCGGCCTAG
- a CDS encoding inositol monophosphatase family protein: MTDDFDAVRIMKGLDLVADKAGEIVREGASRSRKILHKGRIDLVTETDMAVETMLKAELASLLPGSDFLAEETAKDTEPGELTWIIDPVDGTTNFAHGLPYVANSIALWHRDRVVLGMVNMPLLGERFTAVEGQGAFLNGKRIGVTGEADLEQCVLATGFPYDIDAHLEDILKNLRTLLPVAQGIRRGGAAAVDLAFVACGRLDGFYERALNPWDTAAGMLLVTEAGGRVSEYETTVPYTFGSRCILATNGRIHEALSGLLAGD, from the coding sequence ATGACGGATGATTTCGACGCTGTACGCATCATGAAAGGGCTGGACCTTGTCGCGGATAAGGCCGGAGAGATCGTCCGTGAGGGCGCGAGCCGAAGCCGGAAGATCCTGCACAAGGGGCGCATAGACCTGGTCACCGAGACCGACATGGCCGTGGAAACCATGCTCAAGGCCGAGTTGGCCTCGCTCCTGCCCGGTTCGGATTTCCTGGCCGAGGAAACGGCCAAGGACACCGAGCCCGGCGAACTGACCTGGATCATCGACCCGGTGGACGGAACTACGAATTTCGCGCACGGCCTGCCTTACGTGGCCAATTCCATAGCCCTGTGGCACCGCGACCGGGTGGTCCTGGGCATGGTCAACATGCCGCTTCTGGGCGAGCGCTTCACCGCCGTGGAGGGACAGGGCGCATTTTTGAACGGCAAACGGATTGGCGTGACTGGAGAGGCTGATTTGGAGCAGTGCGTCCTGGCCACGGGATTTCCCTACGACATTGACGCGCATCTTGAAGATATTCTCAAAAATCTCAGGACGCTGCTGCCCGTTGCCCAGGGGATTCGCCGGGGCGGAGCGGCGGCCGTGGACCTGGCCTTTGTGGCCTGCGGTCGGCTGGACGGTTTTTACGAACGCGCCCTGAATCCTTGGGACACCGCGGCCGGAATGCTGTTGGTTACCGAGGCGGGCGGCCGGGTGAGCGAATACGAGACGACCGTGCCGTATACCTTCGGGTCGCGCTGCATCCTGGCCACCAACGGCAGGATTCATGAGGCATTGAGCGGCCTTTTGGCCGGGGACTAG
- a CDS encoding DUF6485 family protein, protein MKKKDQCPRSKINEQYCTCTDNCDKHGICCECLHYHRQRGELPACYFTKEEEKTFNRSVEFFIQRRS, encoded by the coding sequence ATGAAGAAGAAGGATCAATGCCCGCGATCGAAAATCAACGAGCAATACTGTACCTGTACCGACAACTGCGACAAACACGGCATCTGCTGTGAATGTCTGCATTATCATCGGCAGCGGGGGGAACTGCCCGCTTGCTATTTCACCAAGGAAGAAGAAAAAACCTTCAATCGGTCCGTGGAATTTTTCATCCAGCGCAGGTCCTAG
- the gcvT gene encoding glycine cleavage system aminomethyltransferase GcvT, whose amino-acid sequence MENLQTTPLTPWHRENGAKMAPFAGFDMPVQYKGIIIEHKHTREKAGIFDICHMGEFKLSGAGAKDALNKIVSHDLNTLAPGKCRYGFLLNASGGINDDLIIYCLADDEYMLVVNGACRQKDFDHIAANLPGGLNFTDISDETGKIDVQGPESLKVINDLFGSTWNHLKYFNFEQTDALGFPMIVSRTGYTGELGFELYLPADKALEIWEKLAADELVEPIGLGARDTLRLEIGYPLYGQDLDEQRTPVEAGAGFFLKKESEYIGKSGLNRIDESLIPLSIEGRRTARHNDEVRLPNGEKTGVVTSGSFAPSLGHCIALAYVRAEDADKDTFIIKTARAELEAKRVKLPFYTEGTARMKTE is encoded by the coding sequence TTGGAAAACCTGCAAACCACCCCGCTCACCCCGTGGCACCGGGAAAACGGCGCCAAGATGGCCCCGTTCGCCGGTTTCGACATGCCGGTGCAATACAAAGGCATCATCATCGAACACAAACACACCCGCGAAAAGGCGGGCATCTTCGACATCTGCCACATGGGCGAATTCAAGCTTTCGGGCGCGGGAGCCAAGGACGCCTTGAACAAGATCGTCAGCCACGACCTGAACACGCTCGCGCCCGGCAAGTGCCGCTACGGCTTTCTGCTCAACGCTTCCGGCGGCATCAACGACGACCTGATCATCTACTGCCTGGCCGATGACGAGTACATGCTCGTGGTCAACGGCGCGTGCCGCCAAAAGGACTTCGATCACATCGCGGCCAACCTGCCCGGTGGCCTAAACTTCACGGACATCAGCGACGAGACCGGCAAAATCGACGTGCAGGGCCCGGAAAGCCTGAAGGTCATCAACGACCTTTTCGGATCAACATGGAATCATTTGAAGTATTTCAACTTCGAACAGACGGACGCACTCGGTTTCCCGATGATCGTCAGCCGTACAGGATATACGGGCGAGCTGGGGTTCGAGCTGTACCTGCCTGCGGACAAGGCTTTGGAAATATGGGAAAAGCTGGCAGCGGACGAGCTCGTGGAACCGATTGGCCTGGGCGCACGCGACACTCTGCGCCTGGAGATCGGCTACCCCCTCTACGGCCAGGACCTGGACGAGCAACGTACCCCGGTGGAGGCAGGAGCCGGCTTCTTCCTCAAAAAGGAATCCGAATACATCGGCAAGTCCGGCCTGAACCGGATAGACGAGAGCCTTATCCCCCTGTCCATCGAAGGCCGCCGCACGGCCCGGCACAATGACGAAGTCCGGCTGCCCAACGGTGAGAAGACCGGCGTGGTCACCAGCGGATCCTTTGCCCCAAGCCTGGGCCACTGCATCGCCTTGGCCTATGTCCGGGCCGAAGACGCGGACAAGGATACCTTCATCATCAAAACCGCCCGCGCCGAATTGGAAGCGAAGAGAGTGAAGCTCCCCTTCTACACGGAAGGCACGGCCCGCATGAAGACGGAATAA
- a CDS encoding lysophospholipid acyltransferase family protein: MKIPIDPAAFAPFIAWLFKLWGWTIRFEPVGNLDFIASNKSGEAKVIALWHGEIFPVTAFGHTATSHLVTFVSQSKDGEVIARVLERLGHTTVRGSSTRGGVKALLQAKRIMEQENRMAVFTVDGPTGPRYKAKDGIIFLAQRAGAKILPLRAYPVRRKIFTKSWDHFVLPFPFTRCPVYIGEPMTVTSEKLTREVLERETARLESRMLALGPK; the protein is encoded by the coding sequence ATGAAAATACCGATCGACCCAGCCGCGTTCGCGCCCTTCATTGCCTGGCTGTTCAAGCTTTGGGGATGGACCATCCGGTTTGAGCCGGTGGGCAATCTTGATTTCATCGCTTCCAACAAGTCGGGCGAGGCCAAGGTCATCGCTCTGTGGCACGGTGAAATTTTTCCGGTGACCGCGTTCGGCCATACCGCGACGTCGCATCTGGTGACCTTTGTCAGCCAATCCAAGGATGGAGAGGTCATCGCCCGGGTCCTGGAACGGCTCGGCCACACCACGGTACGCGGCTCAAGCACGCGGGGCGGAGTCAAGGCTTTGCTTCAGGCCAAGCGGATCATGGAACAGGAAAACCGCATGGCCGTCTTCACCGTCGATGGGCCCACGGGGCCGCGCTACAAGGCCAAGGACGGGATTATCTTCCTGGCCCAGCGGGCCGGGGCCAAAATTTTGCCCCTGCGCGCCTATCCCGTGCGCCGGAAGATCTTCACCAAATCCTGGGATCATTTCGTTCTGCCGTTTCCCTTTACCCGTTGTCCTGTCTACATCGGCGAACCCATGACCGTGACCAGCGAGAAGTTGACCAGGGAGGTTCTCGAACGCGAGACCGCCCGTCTCGAATCCCGTATGCTCGCCTTGGGGCCGAAGTAG
- the yedF gene encoding sulfurtransferase-like selenium metabolism protein YedF produces the protein MTDISIDCKGLPCPQPVLRCKETIEKDGPAKLVVIVDNDAARENVTRFMTMQGYTVQAEKSGSDHIVTGLRADGAGSEDDCTECAVMTEAEISATVKEKILVFVPTEVVGSGDDELGAGLMYNFMVTLKELGDELWRVVLVNGGVKLAVPGHRCFEELKKLEENGVSVLVCGTCLEFFGLTDQRGLGDVTNMLDVVTSFQLATKTIRV, from the coding sequence ATGACTGACATTTCCATTGATTGCAAAGGCCTTCCCTGCCCCCAGCCCGTGCTCCGCTGTAAGGAAACCATTGAAAAAGATGGTCCCGCCAAACTGGTGGTCATCGTGGACAACGATGCGGCCCGGGAAAACGTCACCCGGTTCATGACCATGCAGGGCTACACCGTACAGGCAGAGAAGTCCGGATCCGACCACATTGTCACCGGCCTGCGCGCGGACGGGGCCGGAAGCGAAGATGATTGCACGGAATGCGCGGTCATGACCGAAGCCGAGATATCAGCCACGGTCAAGGAGAAGATTTTGGTCTTCGTGCCCACCGAGGTCGTCGGCTCGGGCGACGACGAACTGGGCGCCGGCCTGATGTACAATTTCATGGTCACCCTGAAGGAATTGGGCGACGAGTTGTGGCGCGTGGTCCTGGTCAACGGCGGGGTCAAGCTGGCAGTGCCCGGGCACCGTTGTTTCGAAGAGTTGAAAAAACTCGAGGAAAACGGCGTCTCCGTCCTGGTATGCGGCACTTGCCTCGAATTTTTCGGCCTGACCGATCAGCGCGGACTGGGCGACGTGACCAACATGCTTGACGTGGTCACCAGCTTCCAGCTTGCCACCAAGACCATTCGGGTCTAG